The nucleotide window CCAAAAGTCACGCAGTTGCCTATAGTATGATTTCTTATCAAATGGCTTATTTAAAAGCAAATTTCCCAGTTGATTTTTATGCAGCTTTGTTAACAAACGCTACAGGTAATTCAGAAAAGCTTGCACAAATTATTGCAGAAGTTAAAATGCGTGGAATTGACATTTTACCACCATCGATTAATCGGAGTATGCGTCTTTTTAACGTTGAAAATGGAAAAATTCGCTTTAGCTTATCTGCTATAAAAGGTGTTCCACAGCCGTTTTTACAAAAATTATTAACAGCACGTAAAGAAAAGCATAAGGGATTTGAATCAATATTTGACTTAGCGGTCTCTATGACTACCGCTAATTTTACACGAAAAATAATTGAGCCATTAATTAAAGCTGGCGCACTTGACGATTTTGGAAAGGATAGGGCAACACTTCTTGCGACAATTGAAGGTGCTCAAAAACAAGCCGATTTCATACGACCAACCACGGGTGAAGATTTATTTAGTGGAGATTTTTTTGCATTTGGTAAACCAAAATATAATGAAGTTACACCAATGCCAGAAAAAATAAAGCTACAATTTGAAAAAGAAGTACTTGGTTTTTATTTATCCGATCATCCGATTGTTAAAGTACGTGCACAATTTCCTGAAGTGACCACTACCGTTCAATCCATGACAAAGCTTAAAGAAAATACTTACGTAAAACTTATTGGCTTCGTTAGTGAAATACGACAATTACGAACAAAACGAGGGGAACTAATGGCGTTTGTTCAATTAGAAGATGAATTTGGCATTGTTTCACTAACGATATTTCCGAAAGAATATGAAGGGATTTATGGGAAATTACAGGAAGATACATTACTATATGTAGAAGGGTCATTTGAGTATCGTTTTAATAAACCACAAGTGAAAGTGAAACAAATTATTATAAAATAAATAATAAAAGAGCGTTATTCTAATGGGTGAACTGAACCCTATTTTGTAGACAGTTTAATAAAAAACAAGATAGCCATTTAATTAGGCTGCGATTAGATGACTTCGGTAACTCGCCGGAGTCATCTTTTTTAATGTCCATTGCTTTCTTGTGTGGTTGTAATGCGTGATATAGTCAATGACTTGTGTATGTAGCTCCGTGAAACTTTCAGCTTCATGATAATCGACTTCATCTTTAAAATGACCAAAGAACGATTCCATTGGCGCATTATCTAGACAGTTTCCTCGACGTGACATAGATTGTTTTAACCCCATGTCTTTCACAAGCTTCTGAAATCCTGGATGCGTATAATGAAACCCCTGATCCGAATGAATCATTGCTTCCGGATGAAGATTCCCATCCAAATGATGTTTTAATTGTTCAAGTGTTTCATAAACAATCGACAATTTAAGAGTAGTAGCTAGTTTATACGCAACGATTTCTCTTGTTGCGACATCTTTTACACATGATAAATAAGCCGTACGGCCACCCTTATATTGGAGATAGGTAATGTCTGTTAAGAAGACTTTTCCTGGCTCGTCTTGTTTGAATGCCCGATTTAAGTAATTTGGAATTTGACGATGTGCTTCATTCGCTTTTTCTATAAGTCGATAAGGATTGGCACGACGAACCTTCGCATACAAATTAAATTTACGCATCAATCGAAGAATTTTTTTATGGTTCATCGGTTTCCCTAATTGGTCCACCAGTTCCATATAAAACCCTCGATAACCAATTTTGCCTTTTGCTTCATCATAGATTACTTTTAGTAAAAGATAATCTTGATAATCAGCTTCTTCACGTAATGAATGTTTCTCCATATTTTGTCGCCATTTATAGTAACCACTCGAGCTGACATTTGCTACTTCACAAAGATACCGTGTCATATTTTTGAGTTGAAATAATCGAATCGTTTCACTGATTGCTTGATATTTTTCTTTGGGTGTTAAAAACGATTCTTCTTCGCCTGCCTTTCCATTTCGTCGAGCTTTTTTAAGAGCGCTAGCTCTGCTTCCAATAGATGAATACGAGCTTCTGCTTTCTCTAACTTTTTATCAGCTGATAATTTTTCGGCACGTGGGCGACCTGTACTGCCTTTTCCACGACGCTCTTGTGTAAAACCATCCTCACCGTATGTTTGATAAATTTTCTTCCACCTATGAACAGCACTTTGAACTTTTTTAATCCCGATGATTTCTAAATCAAAGCCTGCAGCTTTGAAGATTTCGGTAGGCCCTTTGCCTTTTAGATTTTCTTGAACAGCTTTTAATTTGAAAGCTACTGTATATTGAATAGATCGATCGGTTATCAAAACGACATTTGGATTCTGTTCAATTTGTCGACGTTGATGTTCGTTAAAAATTATTTTACTCATGATGTTCTCCCGTTCTTAAATCGTATGGTCAGTATAACGGGGATTTCTAGGAATGAAAATAGAAAAAACCCCGAATAGGTCACTTTTTTCTAAAGTGTCTACTATTCGGGGTTCAGTTCAGGGAATTAGGAACGCTCTTTTTTATATTGTTTTCTATTTATGCTCGAAAAGGTTTTTGATTAAGTTATAAATGTATGAATTTCTTTATATATAAATAATACAATTTACGTTTTCTCTTTACAATAACAAAAACATTTTGTATTCTAGATTAGAACTGGTCAGACCACTTTTAGATAATTGAGGTGAGTAAAGTGGAGCAAAAGCCTGCCAAAAAAATGTTTTTACAAATTGTGAAGCAATTACGTGACTTAATAGCAGAGCAAAATATTCAAGAAGGAGAAAAATTGCCTTCTGAAAGGGTGTTGAGTGAGCAGCTTCAAGTTGGTCGATCTTCTGTCAGGGAGGCACTACGAAGTTTGGAGCTACTAGGTCTAATTGAAACAAGGCATGGTGGGGGTACTTATTTAGCAAGCGTGCAACAACATCAGTTTGTCGAAATTGTTGGCTCCTTTATATTACAAGATGGGAAGTCAATTGAAGATGTTGAAGCAACTAGACAAATGCATGAAAAAGAGGCGATTCGACTAATTTGCCGGTCTCTATCATTACGTTCGCTCCCGATATGGGAAAGCTTTTTTATTAAGGTTGAGTTAGAGCAACCGTTGGCTAGAAAAGACATTTTACGAGAATGTATGATTGTTTCAGGCAATCGCTTAGCTTATAAAATTTGGCTACAATTATCGGCTTATAGTAACCAATCAATGCAACAGGAACTGTTGAAAATGGAAAAACTACATGTAGAAACGATGATTACATCAATGCAAATGGGTTACGAAAAAGAAGCAATAGAAGCTTATGAAAAATGGATGACAATTATAAAAGATTGAGAACTTCATGGGAATTCAAAGGGGGATTATGATGTCAATTCGAGATATATTTTCAATTAGTCGTAAAAAAAACATGGGAACAATTACAAAAAAAACAGATGAAAAAGCTTTTCCTGAAGGCATTGTAACGAAATGTCCAAAATGTAAAACAATTCATGTCACAAAGGAAATTGAGAAAAATTTAAAAGTATGTCCAAAATGTGAATTTCATTTTAATATGACAGCAATCGAACGTATTAACTCATTTTTAGACGCAGATTCATTTACTTCGATGGATGATCATTTACAAACAATCAATCCATTAAACTTTCCGGCCTACGTGGAAAAGGTCAATGCGGATAAATTAAAAACGGGATTAAACGAAGCCGTCCTAACTGGTGTTGGGGCATTAAAGGGAATGCAAGTTGTTGTTGCTGTCATGGACTCACATTTCCGTATGGGATCGATGGGTTCAGTCGTTGGAGAAAAAATTACTCGTGCTGTAGAAAAAGCAACGGAATTACGTGTTCCTTTTATTATATTTACAGCAAGTGGCGGGGCACGTATGCAAGAAGGTGTGTTATCGCTCATGCAAATGGCCAAAACAAGTGTTGCCCTAAAACGCCACAGTGACGAAGGGTTACTATATATTTCCATTTTGACACATCCAACTACTGGTGGTGTCTCTGCAAGTTTTGCATCAATTGGTGATTTTAATATTGCAGAGCCTCAAAGCTTAATTGGTTTTGCTGGGAGACGTGTTATCGAGCAAACCGTACGTGAGAAATTGCCGGAGGATTTCCAAACAGCAGAATTTTTACTAGATCATGGTCAGCTTGATGCAATATTTAGCCGACTAGAGATGCGAGACAAAATTGCAACGATTGTAAAATTACATGTACAGGAGGGGATTTTACATGACTAAATTAATGGCCTTTGAAGAACCCGTTGTAAAACTACGTGAAAAAATTGATGAATTAAAAACAATCGCTGTAGAAGCAGAAGTAGATATGAGTGGGGAAATTGAAAAGCTTGAAACACGGTTACAGCAATTAGAGCAAAGTATTTATGCTAATATGGAGCCGTGGGACCGTGTACAAGTAGCACGTCATCCTGAACGTCCTACGACACTTGATTATATATCACGTATTTTTGATGATTTTATTGAGTTACATGGTGATCGTACTTTTAAAGATGATGCAGCCATTGTTGGTGGAATTGCTTCTTTTAATGGGCAACCAGTGACAATTATCGGGCACCAGCGTGGTAAAACAACAAAAGAAAATATTCGCCGTAACTTTGGGATGCCTCATCCTGAGGGCTACCGTAAAGCATTACGATTAATGAAGCAAGCAGAAAAGTTTAAACGTCCGATCATTTGTTTTATTGATACAAAAGGTGCTTATCCGGGGAAAGCTGCGGAAGAGCGTGGACAAAGTGAGGCTATCGCAAGAAATCTGTTTGAAATGGCAGGACTAAGGGTACCGATTATTAGTATTGTTATTGGTGAAGGTGGAAGTGGTGGTGCACTTGCATTAGGAGTAGCCAACAAAATACTAATGCTTGAAAATGCTACTTATTCAGTTATTTCACCAGAAGGAGCAGCTTCGATTTTATGGAAGGATGCGAGCTATGCAAAACAAGCAGCAGAGGCGATGAAAATTACAGCACCAGATTTAAAGCAATTGCAAATTATTGATGGCATCATTCCAGAAGTGGCTGGTGGTGCACATAAAAATATTGAAAAACAAATCCTTACGATGAGAGAATGTATTCTTGATACGTTGAATGAATTATCTCAAATGACTGAAGAGCAATTAATTGAAAATCGTTATTCTAAATTTAAAAATATTGGACAATTTGCCGAGCTATAATCCTTGTAATTGGTAGATTTAGGGACTAAAGAATGCGTGGAAGCGCATTCTTTAATTTTTTTGTAAAGCTTTGTATAAATGTTGCCTTGAATAGTTACATATAGATGTTTTTTTATGTTAATGTGAGTGTATGAGTAATCTGAGAGGAGATTTCTAAAATGAAGAAGATTGCGGTTTTAACGAGTGGAGGAGATGCTCCAGGAATGAATGCTGCTATCCGTGCAGTTGTTCGAAAAGCGCGTTTTCATGATGTAGAAGTTGTCGGAGTTTATCATGGCTTCCAAGGGCTCTATAAAGGTAACTACGAATTACTAGATATCGGTTCTGTTGGTGATATTATTCAACGTGGCGGAACAAAATTATTTTCGGCACGTTTTCCAGAATTCAAAGAAGAAGAATATCAATTGAAAGCAATAGAACGCATGAAAGAAGCGGGTATTGAAGGTTTAGTTGTCATTGGGGGCGATGGTTCTTATCGCGGTGCGATGGAATTGACGAAAAAAGGATTCCCATGTGTTGGAATTCCAGGCACAATAGATAACGATGTACCTGGTACAGAATATACGATTGGTTTTGATACAGCTTTAAATACAGTCGTAGAATCAATTGATAAAATTCGTGATACGGCAACAAGTCACGAAAATACATTTGTAATTGAAGTTATGGGTCGTGATGCAGGGGATATCGCCTTATGGGCGGGACTTGCTGCGGGGGCAGAATCGATTCTTATTCCAGAAGAAGATTTTGATTTGGAAGCAATTATAACACGTTTAGAACGAGGTGCTGCGCGTGGAAAGCGTCACAGTATCATCATCGTTGCAGAAGGTGTCATGAATGGCCACAAACTAGCTAAACATCTTGAAGAGCGCACAGGAGTAAAAATTAGAACTTCTGTTTTAGGGCATATTCAGCGTGGAGGTTCCCCATCTGCTCGTGATCGTGTAATAGCTGGAAGACTAGGTGCGCGTGCTGTAGAGCTTTTATTGGAAAATAAAGGTGGACGTGCAGTAGGTGTAAAAAGCCATAATGTGGTCGATTATGATTTACAACAAGCATTTGAACAGAAACATGTAGCAGATTTAAGTCTATATACTTTATCAAAAGAACTATCAATTTAATGTACAACGGAGATGACAGAATATGAGAAAAACGAAAATTGTATGTACGATTGGACCAGCAAGTGAATCACCAGAGATGTTAGATAAATTAATCACTGCGGGAATGAATGTAGCACGGTTAAACTTCTCTCACGGAAATCATGAGGAGCATGCGATTCGAATTGCAGCAATTCGTGATGCATCAGAGCGTATGAAAAAACCAGTGGGCATTTTATTAGACACAAAAGGTCCAGAAATTCGTACACATTCGATGGAAAACGGAGAATTACACTTAGTTACTGGACAAGTAATCGATATTTCAATGACAGAAGTTTTAGGCAACGAATCTGTTTTTTCTGTTACGTATGAACGATTAATTGAAGACGTTGAGCAAAATGACATTATTTTATTGGATGATGGATTAATTCAATTACGTGTGCTAGCAAAAGATTTAGAAGCAGGTCGTATTCATACAATCGTTGAAAACGCAGGTATTTTAAAAAATAAAAAAGGTGTAAACGTTCCGGGTGTATCAGTGAAATTACCTGGTATTACAGAGAAAGATGCAGCGGATATTTTATTCGGTATCGATCAAGGCGTAGACTTTATTGCAGCATCATTTGTACGTACTGCTAAGGATGTATTAGAAATTCGTGAGTTATTAGAGCAAAATAATGGTAGCCACATTCAAATTATCCCAAAAATTGAAAACCAAGAAGGCGTAGATAATATCGATGAAATTATCGAAGTTTCAGATGGTTTAATGGTAGCACGTGGAGATTTAGGAGTTGAAATTCCAGCTGAAGAAGTACCGCTTGTTCAAAAGTCCTTAATTAAAAAATGTAATCAAGTAGGTAAACCAGTTATTACAGCAACTCAAATGTTAGACTCGATGCAACGCAACCCGCGTCCAACACGTGCGGAAGCATCAGACGTAGCAAACGCTATTTTTGATGGTACAGATGCAATTATGTTATCAGGTGAAACGGCTGCTGGTCTTTATCCAGTAGAATCAGTTACAACAATGAACAAAATTGCATTACGTACAGAAAATTCATTAGACTATCGTGCAATTGTAACGCAACGTAGCCGCGAAAAAGGAGCGAATATGACAGAGGCAATTTCACAAGCTGTTGCCTTTACATCTAT belongs to Solibacillus sp. FSL R7-0682 and includes:
- the accD gene encoding acetyl-CoA carboxylase, carboxyltransferase subunit beta, producing the protein MSIRDIFSISRKKNMGTITKKTDEKAFPEGIVTKCPKCKTIHVTKEIEKNLKVCPKCEFHFNMTAIERINSFLDADSFTSMDDHLQTINPLNFPAYVEKVNADKLKTGLNEAVLTGVGALKGMQVVVAVMDSHFRMGSMGSVVGEKITRAVEKATELRVPFIIFTASGGARMQEGVLSLMQMAKTSVALKRHSDEGLLYISILTHPTTGGVSASFASIGDFNIAEPQSLIGFAGRRVIEQTVREKLPEDFQTAEFLLDHGQLDAIFSRLEMRDKIATIVKLHVQEGILHD
- a CDS encoding FadR/GntR family transcriptional regulator, which gives rise to MEQKPAKKMFLQIVKQLRDLIAEQNIQEGEKLPSERVLSEQLQVGRSSVREALRSLELLGLIETRHGGGTYLASVQQHQFVEIVGSFILQDGKSIEDVEATRQMHEKEAIRLICRSLSLRSLPIWESFFIKVELEQPLARKDILRECMIVSGNRLAYKIWLQLSAYSNQSMQQELLKMEKLHVETMITSMQMGYEKEAIEAYEKWMTIIKD
- a CDS encoding acetyl-CoA carboxylase carboxyltransferase subunit alpha, which encodes MTKLMAFEEPVVKLREKIDELKTIAVEAEVDMSGEIEKLETRLQQLEQSIYANMEPWDRVQVARHPERPTTLDYISRIFDDFIELHGDRTFKDDAAIVGGIASFNGQPVTIIGHQRGKTTKENIRRNFGMPHPEGYRKALRLMKQAEKFKRPIICFIDTKGAYPGKAAEERGQSEAIARNLFEMAGLRVPIISIVIGEGGSGGALALGVANKILMLENATYSVISPEGAASILWKDASYAKQAAEAMKITAPDLKQLQIIDGIIPEVAGGAHKNIEKQILTMRECILDTLNELSQMTEEQLIENRYSKFKNIGQFAEL
- a CDS encoding IS3 family transposase (programmed frameshift), with amino-acid sequence MSKIIFNEHQRRQIEQNPNVVLITDRSIQYTVAFKLKAVQENLKGKGPTEIFKAAGFDLEIIGIKKVQSAVHRWKKIYQTYGEDGFTQERRGKGSTGRPRAEKLSADKKLEKAEARIHLLEAELAPLKKARRNGKAGEEESFLTPKEKYQAISETIRLFQLKNMTRYLCEVANVSSSGYYKWRQNMEKHSLREEADYQDYLLLKVIYDEAKGKIGYRGFYMELVDQLGKPMNHKKILRLMRKFNLYAKVRRANPYRLIEKANEAHRQIPNYLNRAFKQDEPGKVFLTDITYLQYKGGRTAYLSCVKDVATREIVAYKLATTLKLSIVYETLEQLKHHLDGNLHPEAMIHSDQGFHYTHPGFQKLVKDMGLKQSMSRRGNCLDNAPMESFFGHFKDEVDYHEAESFTELHTQVIDYITHYNHTRKQWTLKKMTPASYRSHLIAA
- the pfkA gene encoding 6-phosphofructokinase; its protein translation is MKKIAVLTSGGDAPGMNAAIRAVVRKARFHDVEVVGVYHGFQGLYKGNYELLDIGSVGDIIQRGGTKLFSARFPEFKEEEYQLKAIERMKEAGIEGLVVIGGDGSYRGAMELTKKGFPCVGIPGTIDNDVPGTEYTIGFDTALNTVVESIDKIRDTATSHENTFVIEVMGRDAGDIALWAGLAAGAESILIPEEDFDLEAIITRLERGAARGKRHSIIIVAEGVMNGHKLAKHLEERTGVKIRTSVLGHIQRGGSPSARDRVIAGRLGARAVELLLENKGGRAVGVKSHNVVDYDLQQAFEQKHVADLSLYTLSKELSI
- the pyk gene encoding pyruvate kinase — protein: MRKTKIVCTIGPASESPEMLDKLITAGMNVARLNFSHGNHEEHAIRIAAIRDASERMKKPVGILLDTKGPEIRTHSMENGELHLVTGQVIDISMTEVLGNESVFSVTYERLIEDVEQNDIILLDDGLIQLRVLAKDLEAGRIHTIVENAGILKNKKGVNVPGVSVKLPGITEKDAADILFGIDQGVDFIAASFVRTAKDVLEIRELLEQNNGSHIQIIPKIENQEGVDNIDEIIEVSDGLMVARGDLGVEIPAEEVPLVQKSLIKKCNQVGKPVITATQMLDSMQRNPRPTRAEASDVANAIFDGTDAIMLSGETAAGLYPVESVTTMNKIALRTENSLDYRAIVTQRSREKGANMTEAISQAVAFTSINLGVSAVLAPTESGNTARMIAKYRPGVSIIAVTSQTTTAQKLTLVWGVKPIVTQRVTTTDEILELSVDEALKYEYVSHGDVVIITAGVPVGEAGTTNLMKVHVIGDLLARGQGIGKASVVGKAIIAKNAGEALAYDTEGAIIVTVGTDREMMPAIENCVGIITEEGGLTSHAAVVGLSLGIPVIVGVKEATTLIRSGQEITMDAETGVIYKGHASVL